A stretch of the Flavobacterium sp. 5 genome encodes the following:
- a CDS encoding tetratricopeptide repeat protein translates to MKNIFYLLLFVSQIFFAQTGFEKGNDLYNEGKYDLAAKEYESVLATNKESAQLYFNLGNCYYKLQKTAPSIYNYEKALVLDPNNQEALNNVKFAQKRTIDEIKVIPKVGFGKLLRDFTGIYPFDTWACIAIVFAVLFLSFFIGYYFSQTGIIKRIFFVGMFIVLLFVLMSVAAAFFEKSHFDNERPAIVFAESADVRSEPQSASSSVFILHEGTKVYVEETLNNWKKIQLTDGTEGWIDSKAIKEIKD, encoded by the coding sequence ATGAAAAATATTTTTTACTTATTATTATTTGTTTCACAAATTTTCTTTGCCCAAACAGGCTTTGAAAAAGGGAATGATTTATACAATGAAGGCAAATACGATCTTGCTGCCAAAGAATATGAATCAGTTTTGGCAACAAACAAAGAGTCTGCTCAATTGTATTTTAATTTAGGGAATTGTTATTATAAACTTCAAAAAACAGCTCCTTCGATTTATAATTATGAAAAAGCTCTAGTTTTAGATCCAAACAACCAAGAGGCATTAAACAATGTAAAATTTGCCCAAAAGAGAACTATTGACGAAATAAAAGTAATTCCTAAAGTAGGTTTTGGAAAGCTCCTTCGAGATTTTACTGGAATTTATCCATTTGATACATGGGCTTGCATTGCCATTGTTTTTGCAGTTTTATTTTTGTCCTTTTTTATAGGTTATTATTTTTCTCAAACAGGGATTATTAAAAGAATTTTCTTTGTGGGAATGTTTATCGTTTTACTATTTGTGCTAATGAGTGTTGCAGCAGCTTTTTTCGAAAAAAGTCATTTTGACAACGAAAGGCCAGCTATCGTTTTTGCCGAATCTGCCGATGTAAGAAGCGAACCTCAAAGCGCAAGCAGTTCTGTTTTTATTTTACATGAAGGTACAAAAGTGTACGTGGAAGAAACATTAAACAATTGGAAAAAAATTCAATTGACAGACGGAACCGAAGGTTGGATTGATAGCAAAGCAATAAAAGAAATAAAAGATTAA
- a CDS encoding tetratricopeptide repeat protein, with protein sequence MKNKIIYLLLLLLTFVANAQEKDKVLPEANEEYVAKNFVDAEANYRISHSKFPNRTVASYNLGNAIYKQNQFSESKYAYANALKNLKSRPQKHKAFHNLGNVFMKEKDYTQAVDAYKNALRNDPTDEESRYNYALAKKMLKDNPPPKDDKKKDKDKDKDKNKDKKDDKKDQDKKDGDKDKKDDKKDGDKNKKDDKPKDDGQPKPKPGGIPKQRMQNLLDAVNNEEKKIQDKVNANKVKGAPVKTEKDW encoded by the coding sequence ATGAAAAATAAAATTATATACTTACTACTACTGCTTTTAACTTTTGTGGCTAATGCCCAAGAGAAAGACAAAGTTTTGCCTGAAGCAAATGAGGAATATGTAGCCAAGAATTTTGTAGATGCGGAAGCTAATTACAGAATTTCGCACTCTAAATTTCCAAATAGAACAGTAGCTTCATATAATTTAGGAAACGCTATTTATAAACAAAATCAATTTTCAGAATCTAAATACGCATATGCTAATGCGTTAAAAAATTTGAAATCAAGACCACAAAAGCATAAGGCTTTTCATAATCTTGGAAATGTTTTCATGAAAGAGAAAGATTATACACAAGCAGTTGACGCCTATAAAAATGCTTTACGAAATGATCCTACTGATGAAGAGTCGCGTTATAATTATGCTTTGGCTAAAAAAATGCTAAAAGATAATCCACCTCCAAAAGACGATAAAAAGAAGGACAAGGATAAAGACAAGGACAAGAATAAAGATAAAAAGGACGACAAGAAAGATCAGGACAAGAAAGACGGAGACAAAGACAAAAAAGACGACAAAAAAGACGGTGACAAAAATAAAAAGGATGATAAACCTAAAGATGATGGGCAGCCAAAGCCAAAACCAGGAGGTATTCCAAAACAACGAATGCAAAATCTTTTAGACGCCGTAAACAACGAAGAAAAGAAAATTCAGGATAAAGTAAATGCCAATAAAGTAAAAGGAGCTCCTGTCAAAACAGAGAAAGACTGGTAA
- a CDS encoding DUF58 domain-containing protein, translating to MDTKELLKKVRKIEIKTRRLSDHIFSGEYHTSFKGRGMTFSEVRQYQFGDDIRAIDWNVTARYNEAHVKVFEEERELTMMLMVDISGSESFGSKNQFKKEIVTEIAATMAFSATQNNDKIGLILFSDQIELYIPPKKGRSHVLRIIRELIEFEPKSYKTDIAQALKFLSGTQKKKAIVFVISDFMSAEYEHTLKIASKKHDITGIRVYDIREEKMPNLGMVSMIDAETGETRLINTGSKSVRMNYEKHYYDNVNYFKETFSKSGSGVVNTRVDESYVTKLLGYFKSR from the coding sequence ATGGATACAAAAGAGCTTTTAAAAAAAGTACGTAAAATAGAAATCAAAACCCGAAGATTGAGTGATCACATCTTTTCGGGCGAATACCATACATCGTTCAAAGGCCGGGGGATGACTTTTAGTGAAGTCCGTCAGTATCAATTTGGGGATGATATTCGTGCCATCGATTGGAATGTAACGGCTCGATACAACGAAGCTCACGTAAAAGTTTTTGAAGAAGAAAGAGAATTGACCATGATGTTAATGGTTGATATTTCGGGTTCAGAAAGTTTTGGTTCTAAAAATCAATTTAAAAAAGAAATTGTTACCGAAATCGCTGCAACAATGGCATTTTCGGCTACTCAAAACAATGATAAAATTGGATTGATTTTGTTTTCTGATCAAATCGAATTGTATATTCCGCCCAAAAAAGGGAGATCTCACGTGTTACGAATCATTCGTGAGTTGATAGAATTTGAACCTAAAAGCTATAAAACGGATATTGCACAAGCCTTGAAATTTTTATCAGGTACTCAAAAAAAGAAAGCCATCGTATTTGTTATTTCTGATTTTATGTCGGCAGAATATGAACATACATTGAAGATTGCTTCCAAGAAACACGATATTACGGGGATTCGAGTGTATGATATTCGTGAAGAGAAAATGCCAAATTTAGGTATGGTTTCTATGATTGATGCTGAGACTGGTGAAACCAGATTGATCAATACAGGATCAAAATCAGTGCGAATGAATTATGAAAAACACTATTACGATAATGTCAATTATTTTAAGGAAACTTTCAGTAAATCGGGTTCAGGAGTTGTAAACACGAGAGTGGACGAAAGTTATGTTACTAAATTATTAGGCTATTTTAAATCACGATAA
- a CDS encoding aldo/keto reductase family oxidoreductase: MSKIPFSKIIAGTMTWGIWGKNCSTEQMIKLMNSCLENGISSFDHADIYGGYTTEKDFGKAFGESKIDRNAIQLISKCGIQMVSENRTNTIKHYEYSKDYIIASAEQSLKHLQTDYLDLLLLHRPSPLMQADEIAEAIEKLTTTGKILDFGVSNFTPSQCNLVETKTKINYNQIEFSITHLESMLDGSLDHMQTNRITPMCWSPLGTVFRKDNEQSQRIQKVANELASKYEVSNDIILLAWILKHPSGILPVCGTSDQKRLAHLMQATTIEIELEDWFSLWTASTGNDVP, translated from the coding sequence ATGAGTAAAATTCCATTTTCAAAAATTATTGCCGGCACCATGACTTGGGGAATCTGGGGCAAAAACTGCTCCACCGAACAAATGATAAAGCTTATGAATTCATGTCTTGAAAATGGCATTTCGAGCTTCGATCATGCTGATATTTATGGGGGATATACAACAGAAAAGGATTTTGGAAAAGCTTTTGGAGAAAGCAAAATAGATCGCAATGCTATTCAATTAATTTCAAAATGTGGCATCCAAATGGTGTCTGAAAACAGGACCAATACAATCAAGCATTATGAGTATTCTAAAGATTACATTATAGCCTCGGCAGAGCAATCTTTGAAACATTTGCAAACAGATTATTTAGATCTCTTATTATTACATCGTCCAAGTCCATTAATGCAAGCAGATGAAATTGCCGAAGCTATTGAAAAATTAACAACAACAGGCAAAATTTTGGATTTTGGAGTTTCAAATTTTACGCCTAGTCAATGCAATTTGGTCGAAACCAAAACAAAAATAAACTATAATCAAATTGAATTTTCGATTACTCATTTAGAATCAATGCTTGACGGAAGTTTGGATCACATGCAAACTAACAGAATCACTCCTATGTGCTGGTCTCCTTTGGGAACCGTTTTTAGAAAAGACAACGAGCAATCACAACGCATTCAAAAAGTTGCAAATGAATTAGCTTCCAAATATGAAGTCTCCAATGATATTATTTTATTGGCCTGGATATTGAAACATCCTAGTGGAATTTTACCCGTTTGTGGAACCTCTGACCAAAAACGACTCGCTCATTTAATGCAAGCAACTACTATTGAAATTGAATTGGAAGATTGGTTTTCTCTTTGGACAGCAAGTACTGGAAATGATGTGCCTTAA
- a CDS encoding DUF4382 domain-containing protein — protein MKKIKTSRLVIFTMTMLSIIFIGCNDNNDSSSMDGTSKVMVRLSDAPGDYKEVNLEVKDVLIKSSSSTDDQGWVSIGKNPGVYNLLDLTGGVTVLIADDMVASGYLGQIRLLLGENNTVVLNDGTTHTLKTPSAQPEQSGLKLQVNQTLLADKTYEFLLDFDVEHSIVVQAGASGIYNLHPVIRVSTNETSGSIKGTISPVLVGYQIVASVEVGTTTVSAYANEEGVFQLDGLPVGIYMVTLTPDIASGVAVKTIPGVVVVNGTVTDIGNIAL, from the coding sequence ATGAAGAAGATTAAAACAAGTAGATTAGTTATTTTTACAATGACAATGTTGAGTATCATTTTTATTGGGTGTAATGACAATAATGATTCTTCTAGTATGGATGGCACGTCAAAAGTCATGGTAAGATTGTCCGATGCTCCAGGTGATTATAAGGAAGTAAATCTTGAGGTTAAAGATGTTTTGATAAAAAGCAGCTCAAGTACTGATGATCAAGGCTGGGTAAGTATTGGGAAAAATCCAGGAGTATATAATTTATTGGATTTAACAGGAGGGGTTACTGTTTTAATAGCAGATGATATGGTTGCTTCAGGATATTTGGGGCAAATTAGATTATTGCTTGGTGAGAATAATACCGTGGTGCTTAATGATGGTACTACACATACTTTGAAAACGCCAAGTGCACAGCCAGAGCAATCTGGATTAAAATTACAAGTTAACCAGACGTTACTAGCTGATAAAACATATGAATTTTTATTAGATTTTGATGTAGAACATTCAATTGTTGTTCAGGCAGGAGCTTCTGGTATTTATAATTTACATCCAGTTATCCGAGTTTCAACCAACGAAACTTCGGGAAGTATAAAAGGAACGATCAGTCCGGTATTGGTTGGTTATCAGATTGTCGCGTCTGTTGAAGTTGGAACAACAACAGTATCTGCTTATGCAAATGAGGAAGGAGTATTTCAACTAGACGGATTGCCTGTTGGAATCTATATGGTTACACTGACTCCAGATATCGCTTCAGGTGTTGCGGTAAAAACTATTCCGGGAGTAGTTGTTGTTAATGGAACAGTAACAGATATAGGGAATATAGCATTATAA
- a CDS encoding VWA domain-containing protein has translation MELDEQKYLYLLFILPVVAVLFLINLYWKRKKQREFGDLEVIKRLSPERSVFKPFLKLGVMLLGLASLIIGLVNPKIGTKVETVKREGIDIVFAMDVSKSMLAEDVAPSRLEKSKQIVSQIINQLGSDRIGIVAYAGSAFPVLPITTDYSVAKMFLQSMGPGMVSSQGTSLDDAIKLSGTYFDDKSKTSKLLIMISDGEDHSEGAETAAEEAKKLGMKIVTIGVGTEKGGTIPLKKNGRVESYQRDNNGEIVITKLNPNSLATIAKITGGGYVNGNNTHEVLDYIKATLDKIQKTEFEATQMADFQSQFQWFLGFGFVLLFIDIFLLERKTNWVNKLNLFNENK, from the coding sequence ATGGAATTAGACGAACAAAAATATTTATACTTACTTTTTATACTGCCTGTTGTGGCGGTACTTTTCCTAATTAATTTATATTGGAAAAGAAAAAAACAACGTGAGTTTGGTGATTTAGAAGTAATCAAAAGACTAAGTCCAGAGCGTTCTGTTTTTAAACCATTTTTGAAACTAGGAGTAATGCTTTTAGGATTAGCTTCTTTAATTATTGGTTTGGTTAATCCAAAAATCGGAACCAAAGTAGAAACCGTAAAAAGAGAAGGAATAGACATTGTTTTTGCAATGGACGTTTCTAAAAGTATGCTTGCCGAAGATGTTGCACCAAGCCGTTTAGAAAAAAGCAAGCAAATTGTGTCACAAATTATTAACCAGTTAGGAAGTGACAGGATTGGAATCGTTGCCTATGCAGGAAGCGCTTTCCCAGTATTACCTATCACTACTGATTACAGTGTAGCTAAAATGTTTTTGCAAAGCATGGGACCAGGTATGGTTTCATCACAAGGAACATCTCTTGATGATGCTATTAAATTATCAGGTACTTATTTTGATGACAAAAGCAAAACCAGCAAATTGCTGATCATGATTTCCGATGGAGAAGATCATTCTGAAGGAGCTGAAACCGCTGCTGAAGAAGCGAAAAAATTAGGAATGAAAATTGTTACTATTGGTGTTGGTACTGAAAAAGGAGGAACCATTCCATTAAAGAAAAATGGAAGAGTAGAAAGCTATCAAAGAGATAATAATGGAGAAATAGTCATTACCAAATTAAATCCAAACAGTTTAGCTACCATTGCTAAAATTACCGGAGGCGGATATGTTAATGGAAATAATACACATGAGGTGTTGGATTATATAAAAGCTACATTGGATAAAATTCAAAAAACCGAATTTGAAGCCACTCAAATGGCCGACTTTCAGTCACAATTTCAATGGTTTTTAGGTTTTGGATTTGTATTATTATTCATTGATATTTTCCTTTTAGAAAGAAAAACGAACTGGGTAAACAAATTGAATTTATTTAACGAGAATAAATAA
- a CDS encoding ATP-binding protein translates to MINKRLLIKNLLAHNDESSFYDKKRQLNLHTREGKAKFLKHICALSNSNPTNNSYIVVGVEDENNEIVGDDFFDDSRIQNLVNAFLENPPRIQYENVPFPNLPKDKVIGLVTIKPNSKTSFFKKGIHTITANSIFVRRGSNTMPIEGEIEKNFQNTETVIGIENVSRNSIEYTLDGVIDFMNNRHKDMGPKYKVFKELFVICWAGIVKKSKNKIYLSRVDIELINEQIKLFYSAQDVVEITYDEDSFTIIEYLPLGLNDKTSYYPLEQQTIHFQDNGYYKIDRKILFEPPEYNKKMLFHIYNSNIALLYKLQKNSRLTEREKKDLNHLPSTFMICYLNGFEDAKQKLIDAKELLKPYTQVYLSFKEALRILRKMKYDVQ, encoded by the coding sequence ATGATTAACAAACGACTTCTTATCAAAAATCTACTTGCTCACAATGATGAGAGTAGCTTTTATGATAAAAAAAGACAACTAAATTTGCATACCAGAGAAGGCAAAGCAAAATTTTTAAAACATATTTGCGCTTTATCCAATTCTAATCCTACTAACAACTCTTATATCGTGGTAGGTGTTGAAGATGAAAACAATGAAATTGTTGGTGACGATTTTTTTGATGATAGTCGAATTCAAAATTTAGTGAATGCCTTTCTTGAGAATCCTCCAAGAATTCAATATGAAAATGTTCCTTTTCCAAATTTACCAAAGGATAAAGTCATTGGTTTGGTTACTATAAAGCCCAATAGTAAAACTTCTTTCTTTAAAAAAGGAATACATACAATTACTGCCAATAGCATTTTTGTTCGAAGGGGAAGTAACACAATGCCAATTGAGGGAGAAATTGAAAAAAATTTTCAAAATACTGAAACCGTTATTGGCATCGAGAATGTTTCGAGAAACAGTATCGAATATACTCTTGATGGTGTGATAGATTTTATGAATAACCGTCATAAAGATATGGGACCAAAATACAAAGTTTTCAAGGAGTTGTTTGTCATTTGTTGGGCAGGAATTGTCAAGAAATCTAAAAACAAAATTTATTTATCTCGAGTCGATATAGAATTAATTAACGAACAGATTAAATTATTCTATTCAGCTCAAGATGTAGTTGAAATTACTTATGATGAGGATAGTTTTACGATTATTGAATATTTACCTTTAGGTTTAAATGATAAAACCAGTTATTACCCTCTTGAACAGCAAACAATCCATTTTCAGGATAATGGATATTATAAAATTGATCGAAAAATACTTTTTGAGCCTCCGGAATACAATAAGAAAATGCTATTCCATATTTACAACTCAAACATTGCCTTATTATATAAACTGCAAAAAAACAGTAGACTAACGGAACGCGAAAAAAAGGATTTAAATCATTTACCTTCTACTTTTATGATTTGTTACCTCAACGGTTTTGAAGATGCGAAACAAAAGCTGATAGATGCGAAAGAGTTATTAAAACCTTACACACAAGTGTATCTTTCGTTTAAAGAAGCTTTACGCATTTTAAGAAAAATGAAATATGATGTTCAATAA
- a CDS encoding BatD family protein, whose product MKRYLILFLFCFQGLLAQVQFEARVSKTTLGLNERLRIDFVMNVDGDNFIQPSFEGFRIIAGPSQQVSQSWINGRTSFEKSYSYYLLPTQKGVLTIRQAVIEFNGQIYKTQPIKINVTAATQQPTDPNDSQISADDNLYLVADITNTNPYINQPITVVYKLYFSYNIGINGLNEESKPKYNDFWSQNIEVKNLVPEEGMFKGEKYRYAVLKKVILYPQKSGKLVIEPLSLDINVRLPTNRRDMYGRVESIDVNKRVSAGAKTINVKALPEVGKPADFTGAVGKFDFKAIPSKTTLKNGESLDLVLSVTGTGNLKLFTLPKPEVPNALEMYDAVHDEKVNTPLSGMNGKISDSYTIVPQYKGDYVIKPMHFSYFDLGTGTYKTISSSEIKINVLDGPSQTAETQATASTGKNKIEPTEQFRYIDLRTKLVSSKEPAFFGSNKFYALLLLPFLMLPIIVLFKKKKEAIDSDVFGNRIKMNNKLAKKYLSEAKKQINNKEPFYVALEKAMHNFLKAKLHIETSEMSKDNIQELLLSRKANPQAVNDFIALTENCEIARYAPSSSATIQHDFDKAVAIISELEKQI is encoded by the coding sequence ATGAAAAGATATTTAATTCTATTCTTATTCTGTTTTCAAGGACTTTTGGCTCAAGTACAGTTTGAGGCAAGAGTTAGTAAAACGACGCTTGGACTCAACGAGAGACTTCGTATCGATTTTGTGATGAATGTTGATGGAGATAATTTTATTCAACCTTCTTTTGAAGGCTTCAGAATTATTGCTGGACCAAGTCAACAAGTGAGTCAATCTTGGATAAATGGAAGAACATCTTTTGAGAAAAGTTATTCGTATTATTTATTGCCTACACAAAAAGGTGTTTTGACAATCAGACAAGCTGTTATCGAATTTAATGGACAGATTTATAAAACGCAACCTATAAAAATAAATGTAACTGCAGCGACACAACAACCAACAGATCCGAATGATTCTCAAATTTCGGCAGATGATAATCTTTATTTGGTAGCTGATATTACGAATACAAATCCGTATATCAATCAGCCGATTACAGTAGTTTACAAATTGTATTTCAGTTATAACATTGGAATTAATGGTTTGAATGAAGAAAGCAAACCGAAGTACAATGATTTTTGGAGTCAAAACATTGAAGTCAAAAATTTGGTTCCTGAAGAAGGAATGTTTAAAGGTGAGAAATACCGTTATGCTGTATTAAAGAAAGTTATTCTATATCCTCAAAAATCTGGAAAATTGGTAATCGAGCCTTTGTCATTGGATATTAATGTTAGATTGCCTACTAATCGCAGAGATATGTATGGCCGCGTGGAAAGCATTGATGTAAATAAACGCGTATCCGCAGGAGCAAAAACCATCAATGTAAAAGCATTACCAGAAGTAGGAAAACCAGCAGATTTTACTGGAGCTGTGGGTAAATTTGATTTCAAAGCTATTCCTTCTAAAACCACTTTAAAAAATGGTGAAAGTTTAGACCTTGTTTTGAGTGTTACAGGAACAGGAAATCTAAAATTATTTACGTTACCAAAACCAGAAGTGCCAAATGCATTAGAAATGTATGATGCGGTACACGACGAAAAAGTAAATACACCATTATCTGGAATGAATGGTAAAATATCCGATTCATATACTATTGTACCACAGTACAAAGGTGATTATGTTATTAAACCAATGCATTTTTCTTATTTTGATTTAGGAACGGGTACTTACAAAACAATAAGTTCTTCAGAGATAAAAATTAATGTGTTGGATGGACCTTCACAAACGGCAGAAACACAAGCTACAGCTAGTACTGGAAAAAATAAAATTGAACCTACTGAACAATTCAGATATATTGATTTAAGAACCAAACTTGTATCAAGTAAAGAACCTGCTTTTTTTGGTTCAAATAAATTCTATGCTTTGTTGCTTTTGCCATTTTTAATGCTTCCAATAATTGTATTATTCAAAAAGAAAAAAGAAGCAATCGATAGTGATGTTTTTGGTAACCGAATCAAAATGAATAATAAATTGGCTAAGAAATATTTATCTGAAGCCAAAAAACAAATCAATAATAAAGAGCCATTCTATGTCGCTTTAGAAAAAGCAATGCATAATTTCCTGAAAGCGAAATTGCATATTGAAACCTCTGAAATGAGTAAAGACAATATTCAGGAATTATTATTGTCTAGAAAAGCCAATCCTCAAGCCGTAAATGATTTTATTGCGCTTACCGAGAATTGTGAGATTGCGAGATATGCACCATCATCTAGTGCGACAATACAACATGATTTTGATAAAGCAGTAGCTATCATTTCTGAATTAGAAAAACAGATTTAA
- a CDS encoding VWA domain-containing protein, whose protein sequence is MEKITFLNPEFFWLFLLMPVAIACLFWKRNQQTATLKMSSLQGFKGTDSTLAKFKPALDVLRILALSLLIIALARPRTVDISNKTKTTKGIDIVVAIDVSGSMLAKDFKPNRMEAIKRVASEFVNERPNDRIGLVVYASEAYTKSPVTSDKAVILDAINSIKYDNVLQDGTGIGMGLATAVNRLKDSKAKSKVVILLTDGVNNAGFIEPETASDIAQQYGIKVYTIGIGTNGMAESPYAIGPNGQLLFQMMKVEIDEQLMKNIAKKTGGKYFRATSNDKLVEIYNEINKLETTEIEELKFYDYDEKFRGFALLAGLLLLIEIGLRNTVYKSFI, encoded by the coding sequence ATGGAAAAAATAACCTTTTTAAATCCAGAATTTTTTTGGTTGTTTCTTCTAATGCCTGTTGCAATTGCTTGCCTATTTTGGAAAAGAAACCAACAAACGGCTACCCTAAAAATGAGTTCACTTCAGGGATTCAAAGGGACAGATTCAACGTTGGCAAAATTTAAACCCGCTTTGGATGTTTTACGTATATTGGCATTATCATTATTAATAATTGCATTGGCAAGACCTAGAACCGTAGATATAAGCAATAAAACTAAAACGACAAAAGGTATTGATATTGTGGTAGCTATCGACGTATCAGGAAGTATGTTGGCTAAGGATTTTAAACCCAACAGAATGGAAGCTATAAAAAGAGTAGCGTCTGAATTTGTAAATGAAAGACCAAATGATAGAATTGGATTGGTAGTGTATGCCTCTGAAGCCTATACCAAATCACCAGTTACAAGTGATAAAGCGGTTATCCTAGATGCTATTAATAGTATAAAATATGATAATGTTTTGCAAGATGGTACTGGAATTGGAATGGGATTGGCAACAGCTGTAAACAGACTTAAAGATAGTAAGGCCAAAAGTAAAGTGGTTATTTTGTTGACAGATGGAGTTAATAATGCGGGTTTTATCGAGCCAGAAACAGCATCGGATATTGCGCAGCAATACGGTATAAAAGTATATACTATTGGTATCGGTACCAATGGAATGGCCGAGTCTCCTTATGCAATTGGTCCAAATGGGCAATTACTTTTTCAAATGATGAAAGTAGAAATTGATGAGCAATTGATGAAGAATATTGCTAAGAAAACGGGTGGTAAATATTTTAGAGCAACCAGCAATGACAAATTAGTAGAAATCTATAACGAAATTAATAAGCTCGAAACTACCGAAATCGAAGAATTAAAATTCTATGATTATGATGAAAAATTCAGAGGTTTTGCTTTACTGGCGGGGCTTTTATTATTGATTGAAATAGGTTTACGAAATACAGTTTATAAAAGTTTTATATAA
- a CDS encoding MoxR family ATPase: MEQNTATLDIRAINEKIERESAFIDLLTMEMNKVIVGQKHMVERLLIGLLGQGHILLEGVPGLAKTLAINTLSQAIQGSFSRIQFTPDLLPADVIGTMIYNIKANEFSIKKGPIFANFVLADEINRAPAKVQSALLEAMQEKQVTIGDTTFKLDKPFLVLATQNPIEQEGTYQLPEAQVDRFMLKTVIDYPKMEDERLVIRQNLKGSYEKVNPVVSVEQILRAQEAVREVYMDEKIEKYILDIIFATRYPEKYKLADLKPLISFGASPRGSINLATAAKCYAFIKRRGYVIPEDVRAVVHDILRHRIGVTYEAEAENVTSVDIINKIINEIEVP, translated from the coding sequence ATGGAACAAAATACAGCGACTTTAGACATTAGAGCAATCAATGAAAAAATCGAAAGAGAAAGTGCTTTTATAGACCTTCTCACAATGGAAATGAACAAAGTTATTGTGGGGCAAAAACACATGGTAGAGAGATTGTTAATTGGACTTTTAGGACAAGGACACATTCTTTTAGAAGGAGTTCCAGGATTGGCTAAAACATTAGCAATAAATACACTTTCACAAGCTATTCAAGGTTCTTTTAGTAGAATCCAGTTTACGCCAGATTTATTGCCTGCCGATGTTATTGGAACCATGATTTACAATATTAAAGCCAACGAATTCTCTATAAAAAAAGGACCAATTTTTGCTAATTTCGTTCTTGCGGATGAGATTAACCGTGCTCCTGCCAAAGTACAATCGGCTTTGCTAGAGGCGATGCAGGAAAAACAAGTTACTATTGGTGATACTACTTTCAAATTAGACAAGCCATTTTTAGTTTTAGCAACTCAAAACCCTATTGAGCAAGAAGGAACATACCAATTACCTGAAGCTCAGGTTGACCGTTTTATGCTAAAAACAGTTATCGATTATCCAAAGATGGAAGACGAGCGTTTAGTAATTCGTCAAAACCTTAAGGGAAGCTATGAAAAAGTAAATCCTGTAGTTTCGGTTGAACAAATTTTAAGAGCTCAAGAGGCGGTTCGCGAAGTCTATATGGACGAAAAAATTGAAAAATACATTCTGGATATTATTTTTGCTACTCGTTATCCAGAGAAATATAAATTAGCTGATTTGAAACCTTTAATCAGTTTTGGAGCTTCGCCTCGTGGAAGTATCAACCTTGCTACGGCTGCCAAATGTTATGCTTTTATCAAACGTCGTGGGTATGTAATTCCTGAAGATGTCCGCGCAGTAGTACACGATATTTTACGCCATAGAATTGGAGTTACTTATGAAGCCGAAGCTGAAAACGTTACGTCGGTGGATATCATCAATAAAATCATTAACGAAATTGAAGTACCTTAA
- a CDS encoding CvpA family protein has protein sequence MSFFDIVVGGLLCFSLYKGIRNGLFVELASFLSLILGIYIAIKFSDILKNILSGWLHWNPYTIQIFAFILTFIVVVIGIYMLGKLLTNIADFAFLGWINSLGGGFFRILKTILIISIFLTVFQKINYHNYLAQKETLDKSIFFNPIQKISGFIFPSIEKWYDKARK, from the coding sequence ATGAGCTTTTTTGATATTGTTGTTGGTGGGCTATTGTGTTTTTCATTGTACAAAGGAATCAGAAATGGTCTTTTTGTTGAATTAGCTTCATTTCTTTCTCTTATTCTGGGTATTTATATCGCTATAAAATTTTCAGATATTTTAAAAAACATTCTGTCAGGTTGGCTGCATTGGAATCCATATACCATTCAGATTTTTGCGTTTATCTTAACATTTATTGTCGTAGTTATTGGAATTTATATGCTTGGAAAACTGTTGACTAATATAGCCGATTTTGCTTTTTTGGGCTGGATTAACAGCCTTGGTGGTGGTTTTTTTAGAATATTAAAAACCATTTTAATCATCAGTATATTTTTAACTGTTTTTCAAAAAATAAATTATCATAATTATTTAGCCCAGAAAGAAACTCTTGATAAATCTATTTTCTTTAATCCAATTCAAAAAATATCAGGATTTATATTTCCGTCTATTGAGAAGTGGTATGATAAGGCTAGGAAGTAG